One segment of Methanolinea sp. DNA contains the following:
- a CDS encoding archease, with protein MSFEELEHTADARFRIRAPTLPELYAEAVRALMTVMYGRPGEDGETREIEAEGHDPESLVHAFLSEVLFLSDVEGLVFSGASVTVGETRVRGTLSGEPYSPEKHGGGREVKGISFSGLSISRDDDSYTLDVIFDV; from the coding sequence ATGAGTTTTGAGGAGCTGGAGCACACCGCGGACGCGCGGTTCAGGATCAGGGCCCCCACCCTCCCGGAACTCTACGCGGAGGCGGTGCGGGCGCTCATGACCGTGATGTACGGGAGGCCCGGCGAGGACGGGGAGACGCGGGAGATCGAGGCAGAGGGGCACGACCCCGAGTCCCTCGTCCACGCGTTCCTCTCCGAGGTCCTCTTCCTCTCCGACGTGGAGGGGCTCGTCTTCTCGGGGGCATCCGTGACGGTCGGGGAGACGAGGGTCCGCGGGACGCTCTCCGGCGAGCCCTACTCCCCGGAGAAGCACGGCGGGGGGAGGGAGGTGAAGGGAATCTCCTTCTCCGGCCTCTCGATTTCGCGTGACGATGATTCATATACCCTCGACGTCATCTTTGATGTGTGA